A window of the Polaribacter sp. HaHaR_3_91 genome harbors these coding sequences:
- a CDS encoding AAA family ATPase codes for MIEKIKGVSNFGIFKKIESNPTYSDFNKLNLFYGLNGSGKSTISHLFSLIESNESISRFPDSKWSFEKGGKIYSESDKFENDFNIKVFNADFIERNINWNDTIKGILVVSNDKNEEILKLKDKKKEESKISSSITQNELILNGEKKGNKGLIRNNSNFLSESAKNIKQKFQLIEVEDKHLSNYNKTKIESSLNKNRDNIRKASLTNKEIEKLAQTIKPQDKDRIETPDFSVLSQIPSGYKQIISLLNLKITSEVIDGLKNDFKKSDWVKLGLELHKAEENCAFCGNNISKQRLSILNNHFSDSFKNLQEQLSKAITWIDELKITELPAYKALYKEYQSEYEEIKKNIDFENEKLIKALDKWKEILKTKVSNPFEIPKTSVLNFDETDLIKFYKKATEIIKSHNKKYLSASTIIQEAKNNLEIEYIKDEIKRYDFYKQKNIELLTIQKNKELQLELEKIKIDIKQLNSLISTEALGATKFNNDLCKFLGRKDIALDPQEKGGYKLQRNGNPNTNGNQLSEGEKTAIAFVYFINKILEQDNKIKDTTIIVDDPISSFDSNNLFSSYSYLKLNCNEAKQLFILTHNFNYYRLVRDWFETKNKNQNKKHRKDPTKPETICNIYSIESNFDTNQMRFSYIKDADPTLLEYTSEYHYLFKKLITYSNDTHLDLDKAYLSANASRKILETFLKFKHPKRLGDFRQLLQKGIQKTSFKDKEEYIYRFINKYSHAQDFDNDSSDNKLDEGSNVIKDILDLIKEIDEIHYKEMIEVCEN; via the coding sequence ATGATTGAGAAAATTAAAGGAGTATCAAATTTTGGAATATTCAAAAAAATAGAAAGTAACCCAACATATAGTGATTTTAATAAACTAAATCTATTTTACGGATTAAATGGGAGTGGAAAGTCAACAATATCTCATTTATTTTCTTTAATTGAATCAAATGAATCCATATCTAGGTTTCCAGATTCAAAATGGAGTTTTGAAAAAGGCGGAAAAATTTATTCCGAATCAGACAAATTTGAAAATGATTTTAATATTAAAGTTTTCAATGCTGATTTTATAGAGCGTAACATTAATTGGAACGATACAATTAAAGGAATTCTTGTCGTTTCAAATGATAAAAATGAAGAAATATTAAAACTAAAGGATAAGAAAAAAGAAGAATCAAAAATTAGTTCGTCGATAACTCAAAATGAATTAATACTTAACGGAGAAAAGAAAGGAAACAAAGGATTAATAAGAAACAACAGTAATTTCCTATCAGAATCTGCAAAAAATATTAAACAAAAGTTTCAATTAATTGAGGTTGAAGACAAACACTTGTCTAATTACAATAAAACAAAAATTGAAAGTTCTTTAAATAAAAATAGAGATAATATTAGAAAAGCTTCATTGACTAATAAAGAAATTGAAAAGTTAGCTCAAACTATAAAGCCACAAGACAAAGATAGAATTGAAACACCTGACTTTTCAGTTTTATCTCAAATACCTTCTGGCTATAAACAAATAATTTCATTATTAAATTTAAAAATAACATCAGAAGTTATTGATGGTTTAAAGAATGATTTTAAAAAATCTGATTGGGTTAAATTAGGACTTGAACTGCATAAAGCCGAAGAAAATTGTGCTTTTTGTGGAAACAACATCTCTAAACAACGTCTTTCTATTTTAAACAATCATTTTAGTGATTCTTTCAAAAATCTACAAGAACAACTATCTAAAGCCATTACTTGGATAGATGAACTAAAAATAACAGAATTACCAGCTTACAAAGCACTTTATAAAGAATATCAATCTGAATACGAGGAAATTAAAAAGAACATTGATTTTGAGAATGAAAAACTAATAAAAGCACTTGACAAATGGAAAGAAATACTTAAAACTAAGGTATCAAATCCATTTGAAATTCCTAAAACTTCAGTTTTAAATTTTGATGAAACCGATTTAATTAAGTTTTATAAAAAGGCAACAGAAATAATTAAAAGCCATAATAAAAAATATTTAAGTGCTTCGACAATTATACAAGAGGCAAAGAATAATCTTGAAATTGAGTACATTAAAGATGAAATTAAAAGATATGATTTTTATAAGCAAAAAAACATTGAACTACTTACTATTCAAAAAAACAAGGAACTTCAATTAGAACTTGAAAAAATAAAAATCGATATAAAACAATTGAATTCATTAATTTCTACGGAAGCTCTGGGGGCTACCAAGTTTAATAATGATTTATGTAAATTCTTAGGAAGAAAAGATATAGCTTTAGATCCACAAGAAAAAGGAGGTTATAAGTTACAAAGAAATGGAAACCCTAACACAAACGGGAATCAATTAAGTGAAGGAGAAAAAACCGCAATAGCTTTTGTTTATTTTATAAATAAAATATTAGAACAAGACAATAAGATAAAAGATACAACCATAATAGTTGACGACCCAATTTCAAGTTTTGATTCGAATAATTTATTTAGTTCGTATTCATACCTAAAACTAAATTGCAATGAAGCTAAGCAATTATTTATATTAACACATAATTTCAATTATTACAGACTTGTAAGAGATTGGTTCGAAACCAAAAATAAAAACCAAAATAAGAAACACCGAAAAGACCCTACTAAACCAGAAACCATATGTAATATTTACTCAATAGAATCGAATTTTGATACTAATCAAATGCGTTTTTCTTATATTAAAGATGCAGACCCTACTCTCTTAGAATATACCTCAGAATATCATTACTTATTTAAAAAACTAATAACTTATTCCAATGACACTCATTTAGATTTAGACAAAGCCTATTTATCTGCAAATGCTTCTAGAAAAATACTTGAAACTTTTCTAAAATTCAAACACCCTAAAAGGTTAGGTGATTTTAGACAATTATTACAAAAAGGGATTCAAAAAACATCATTTAAAGACAAAGAAGAATATATCTATCGTTTTATAAACAAATATTCTCACGCACAGGACTTTGATAATGATTCCTCTGACAACAAACTGGACGAAGGTTCCAATGTTATAAAAGATATTTTGGATCTAATTAAAGAAATTGACGAAATTCATTACAAAGAAATGATTGAAGTTTGTGAAAATTAG
- a CDS encoding class I SAM-dependent methyltransferase produces the protein MKTKDWFTDWFNTPYYHTLYKERNDNEAQLFMKNITSFLNLPKTTHILDLPCGKGRHSVFLNSLGYTVTGGDLAENSISAAKEFENDTLKFNVHDMRKPFHHTYDAIFNLFTSFGYFKDDKEDILILENIKNGLNKDGVFVFDFLNAEKVKLNLVKKETKTVDNITFHIEREIKDGFILKHISFFADGKNHSYTEQVKDLDLIKMTTFLEKVGFTITSVFGNYNLDTFESKNSDRLIIIAK, from the coding sequence ATGAAAACAAAAGATTGGTTTACAGATTGGTTTAACACCCCTTACTATCACACACTTTATAAGGAACGAAATGACAATGAAGCGCAATTGTTTATGAAGAATATTACTTCTTTTTTAAACTTGCCAAAAACAACGCATATTTTAGATTTACCATGTGGTAAAGGGCGTCATTCTGTCTTTTTAAACTCTTTAGGCTATACTGTTACGGGTGGTGATTTGGCAGAAAACAGTATTAGTGCTGCAAAAGAATTTGAAAATGATACGTTAAAATTTAATGTGCATGACATGCGCAAACCTTTTCATCATACTTATGATGCTATTTTTAACTTATTTACAAGTTTCGGTTATTTTAAAGACGATAAAGAGGATATTTTAATTCTAGAGAATATTAAAAATGGCTTGAATAAAGACGGAGTTTTTGTATTTGACTTTTTAAATGCCGAAAAAGTAAAGCTGAATTTAGTTAAGAAAGAAACAAAAACTGTAGATAATATCACCTTTCATATAGAAAGAGAAATTAAAGATGGTTTTATCTTAAAGCATATTTCTTTTTTTGCTGATGGAAAAAACCACTCTTATACAGAACAAGTTAAAGACTTAGACCTTATTAAAATGACCACATTTTTAGAAAAAGTAGGATTTACAATTACAAGCGTTTTTGGAAATTACAACTTAGATACGTTTGAATCAAAAAATTCTGATCGATTAATTATTATTGCAAAATGA
- the yidC gene encoding membrane protein insertase YidC, with product MEQKKFDINSFIGMLLLGGILLYWINSTKPDETTDPSTNTEQIVDSTNNTSNTFTENTPVFENDSLKQIAYTTKLGAFAQSAIKGTNGTSVLENDLVKLTVSNKGGQIIEAEIKNYKTHDSLPLYMIKDKNASFNINFGTTDNRILNTKDLFFEPTVSKNGETTVLSMKLKVSDTQFLEYRYEMKPKNYMVNFAVRSQGLSTVINSSNPINLDWSLDGYAHEKSVKTENTMYSHLYYKTEDDVDYLNAGKTEILNDVDWISYKQHFFTSILLTDTPFNNSTVTSTDLIKNEELDTVFTKRYELKTPLELASGELNYNMKWFYGPSDYNLLKTFEGTDLDHTADLGWGIFGFLNRTVFYPVFNFLKGFLSNYGLIIILMTIVVRIIMSPLVYKSYLSSAKMKVIRPELTALNDKYPGKENAMKRQQETMAIQRKAGVSMLSGCIPAILQMPVFFALFKFFPTNLALRQENFLWANDLSSYDMIYQLPIKIPFYGDHVSLFPILASVAIFFYMKMNQSQQANMQPPTQEGMPDMGKMMKYMIYFSPIMMLFFFNNYASSLSLYYFISNLLTIAIMLVIKNYVIDEDKIHAQIEENKKKPEKKKSKFRQKIDDAMKQAQEQQAQQQKGKK from the coding sequence ATGGAACAAAAAAAATTCGATATCAATTCTTTTATAGGAATGTTATTATTAGGAGGTATTTTATTATACTGGATTAACTCTACCAAACCAGATGAAACTACGGATCCTTCTACGAATACAGAACAAATTGTAGACTCTACAAACAACACATCGAATACTTTTACTGAAAACACACCTGTTTTTGAAAACGATTCTTTAAAACAAATTGCTTACACAACTAAACTTGGTGCTTTTGCACAAAGTGCAATAAAAGGTACTAACGGTACTTCAGTTTTAGAAAACGACTTGGTTAAATTAACCGTTAGTAATAAAGGTGGACAAATCATAGAGGCTGAAATTAAGAATTATAAAACTCATGATTCTTTACCTTTATATATGATAAAAGACAAAAACGCGTCTTTTAACATCAATTTTGGTACTACAGACAATAGAATTTTAAACACTAAAGACTTATTCTTTGAACCTACAGTTTCTAAAAATGGAGAAACGACTGTTCTTTCTATGAAATTAAAAGTTTCAGACACTCAATTTCTAGAATATAGATATGAGATGAAACCAAAAAATTACATGGTTAATTTTGCTGTTCGTTCTCAAGGTTTAAGTACTGTAATTAACTCTTCTAACCCAATTAATTTAGATTGGTCTTTAGATGGTTATGCGCATGAAAAAAGTGTAAAAACAGAAAACACCATGTATTCTCATCTGTACTATAAAACAGAAGATGATGTAGATTATTTGAATGCTGGTAAAACAGAAATTTTAAATGATGTAGATTGGATTTCTTATAAACAACACTTCTTTACGTCTATTTTATTAACTGATACTCCTTTTAATAATAGTACTGTAACTTCTACAGATCTTATTAAAAATGAAGAATTAGATACAGTATTCACAAAACGATATGAGTTAAAAACTCCGTTAGAATTAGCTAGTGGTGAGTTAAATTATAACATGAAATGGTTTTACGGACCAAGTGATTATAACTTATTAAAAACTTTTGAAGGTACAGATTTAGATCATACAGCAGATTTAGGTTGGGGAATTTTTGGTTTCTTAAACAGAACTGTATTTTACCCAGTATTTAACTTCTTAAAAGGTTTTTTATCTAATTACGGATTAATTATTATTTTAATGACAATTGTTGTTAGAATCATCATGTCTCCGTTAGTATATAAATCTTATTTATCGAGTGCTAAAATGAAGGTAATAAGACCTGAGTTAACAGCTTTAAATGATAAATATCCAGGGAAAGAAAATGCAATGAAACGTCAGCAAGAAACCATGGCTATTCAGCGTAAAGCTGGAGTTAGTATGTTATCTGGTTGTATACCTGCCATATTGCAAATGCCAGTATTCTTTGCTTTATTTAAGTTTTTCCCTACAAACCTAGCATTAAGACAAGAAAACTTTTTATGGGCAAATGATTTATCTTCTTACGATATGATTTATCAATTACCTATTAAGATACCATTTTATGGAGATCACGTAAGTTTGTTTCCAATATTAGCTTCTGTAGCAATTTTCTTTTACATGAAAATGAACCAAAGTCAGCAAGCAAATATGCAACCTCCTACGCAAGAAGGAATGCCAGATATGGGGAAAATGATGAAGTACATGATTTACTTCTCTCCTATTATGATGTTGTTTTTCTTTAACAACTATGCAAGTTCTTTAAGTTTGTATTACTTTATTTCTAACTTGTTAACTATTGCAATTATGTTAGTAATTAAAAACTACGTAATTGATGAAGATAAGATACACGCTCAAATAGAAGAAAACAAAAAGAAGCCAGAAAAGAAGAAGAGTAAATTCCGTCAAAAAATAGACGATGCTATGAAACAAGCGCAAGAACAACAAGCGCAACAACAGAAAGGTAAAAAATAA
- a CDS encoding class I SAM-dependent RNA methyltransferase, giving the protein MNKDFKMTATTLFGLEGVLAKELRDLGAQDVNEGVRMVSFRGDTGFMYKANIALRTAVRILKPIKVCKIYDEEDLYEAIQKIKWENYLETEGTFAIGAVVNSKNFTSNSHYISLKSKDAIADYFRHKYSKRPNVDLDYPDLKIHIHIQKDWLTVSLDSSGDSLHKRGYRTATNIAPINEVLAAGMVLLSGYTGEENFIDPMCGSGTILIEAAMIANNIPANINRKLFAFENWKDYDEDLYFTIQESLLKKIRSSHFKIMGFDKAPSAVQKAQDNVANANLDDFIGVHHVNFFNSTKEVFGNTTILFNPPYGERLNIDTEEFYKKIGDTLKNNYPGSTAWLITSDTDALKCVGLRTSKRIALKNGDLNCKFVKYDLYEGTRKFKERKEDDTDTEEDTND; this is encoded by the coding sequence ATGAACAAAGATTTTAAAATGACAGCAACAACACTTTTTGGATTAGAAGGTGTTTTGGCAAAAGAGTTAAGAGACCTAGGAGCACAAGATGTTAATGAGGGAGTTAGAATGGTTTCTTTTAGAGGAGATACAGGTTTTATGTACAAAGCAAATATTGCTTTAAGAACAGCTGTAAGAATTTTAAAACCGATTAAAGTTTGTAAAATCTACGATGAAGAAGATTTATATGAAGCAATTCAGAAAATTAAATGGGAAAACTATTTAGAAACTGAAGGTACTTTTGCAATAGGAGCAGTAGTAAATTCTAAGAACTTTACGTCTAACTCACATTATATCTCTTTAAAATCTAAAGATGCAATTGCAGATTATTTTAGACATAAATATAGTAAAAGACCTAATGTAGATTTAGATTATCCAGATTTAAAAATTCACATTCACATTCAAAAAGACTGGTTAACCGTTTCTTTAGACTCATCTGGAGATTCTTTACATAAAAGAGGGTATAGAACAGCGACTAATATTGCGCCAATAAACGAAGTTTTGGCTGCAGGTATGGTATTATTATCTGGTTATACGGGTGAGGAAAACTTTATAGACCCAATGTGTGGTTCTGGTACGATTTTAATTGAAGCTGCTATGATTGCCAATAATATTCCGGCAAACATTAACAGAAAATTATTCGCTTTTGAGAATTGGAAAGATTACGATGAGGATTTATATTTTACAATTCAAGAATCCTTATTAAAGAAAATACGTTCTTCTCATTTTAAAATAATGGGGTTTGATAAAGCGCCTTCTGCGGTACAAAAAGCACAAGACAATGTTGCAAATGCTAATTTAGATGATTTTATTGGTGTGCATCATGTTAACTTTTTTAACTCAACAAAAGAAGTTTTTGGAAACACTACAATTTTGTTTAACCCACCTTATGGCGAGCGTTTAAACATTGATACAGAAGAGTTCTATAAAAAAATAGGAGATACACTTAAAAATAATTATCCTGGTTCTACGGCTTGGTTAATTACATCGGATACAGATGCTTTAAAATGTGTGGGCCTAAGAACCTCTAAAAGAATTGCTCTTAAAAACGGAGATTTAAACTGTAAGTTTGTAAAGTATGATTTGTACGAAGGAACGCGTAAGTTTAAAGAACGTAAAGAAGACGATACGGATACAGAGGAAGATACAAATGATTAA
- a CDS encoding ATP-dependent DNA helicase RecQ — translation MDLYTPLKKFFGFNKFKGLQEQVIKSIVENNNTFVIMPTGGGKSLCYQLPALMTEGTAIVVSPLIALMKNQVDAIRGISEHNGVAHVLNSSLNKTEIAQVKEDIANGITKLLYVAPESLIKEEYVAFLRTQKISFVAIDEAHCISEWGHDFRPEYRNLKHIIKAIDNVPVICLTATATEKVQEDILKTLGIPEANRFKASFNRPNLFYEVRPKTKEVEKDIIRFVKQRMGKSGIIYCLSRKKVEEVAQILQVNGIKAVPYHAGLDAKTRVKHQDMFLMEDCDVVVATIAFGMGIDKPDVRFVIHHDIPKSLESYYQETGRAGRDDGEGYCLAFYAYKDIEKLEKFMASKPVAEQEIGHALLQEVVGYAETSMNRRKYLLHYFGEEFDVENGEGADMDDNSRNPKKKHEAKEDVKLLLNVVKKTLQKYKSKEIVNTIVGKENALLTSHKTHLQPFFGSGKDKSALYWMALIRQILVVNLIKKEIEQYGVVKLTEKGDAFIKNPTSFMMTEDHSYSEEDDNSIITNAKSSGGVADDKLVKLLKDLRKSVATKQGVPPFAVFQDPSLDDMALKYPINLAELSTVHGVGEGKARKFGKDFVKLIASYVEENEILRPDDLIVKSTGTNSGLKLFIIQNTDKKLPLEDIAKSKGLEMGELIKAMEGIIFSGTKLNIDYALDDLLDEDQQEEIHDYFMEADSDNIQESLDEFDGDYDEEELRLMRIKFINEVAN, via the coding sequence ATGGATTTATATACCCCTCTAAAAAAGTTCTTTGGATTTAATAAATTTAAAGGTTTACAAGAGCAAGTAATTAAAAGTATTGTTGAGAATAACAACACTTTTGTAATAATGCCAACAGGTGGAGGAAAGTCTCTTTGTTATCAGTTACCTGCATTAATGACAGAAGGAACTGCTATCGTAGTTTCTCCATTAATTGCTTTAATGAAAAATCAAGTAGATGCAATTAGAGGTATTTCTGAACACAATGGTGTGGCACATGTTTTAAATTCATCTTTAAATAAGACTGAAATCGCTCAAGTTAAAGAAGATATTGCTAACGGAATTACAAAACTTTTGTATGTAGCGCCAGAATCTTTAATAAAAGAAGAGTATGTTGCTTTTTTAAGAACTCAAAAGATTTCTTTTGTAGCGATTGATGAAGCTCATTGTATTTCTGAATGGGGTCATGATTTTAGACCTGAATATAGAAATCTAAAACATATCATTAAAGCAATAGATAATGTACCTGTTATTTGTTTAACGGCAACTGCAACAGAAAAAGTACAAGAAGATATTTTAAAAACTTTAGGAATTCCGGAAGCGAATAGATTTAAAGCGTCATTTAATAGACCTAATTTATTTTATGAAGTAAGACCAAAAACAAAGGAAGTAGAAAAAGATATTATTCGCTTTGTAAAACAAAGAATGGGTAAATCTGGAATTATCTACTGCTTAAGCAGGAAAAAAGTTGAAGAAGTTGCTCAGATTTTACAGGTAAACGGAATTAAAGCTGTTCCGTATCATGCAGGTTTAGATGCTAAAACAAGAGTAAAACATCAAGACATGTTTTTAATGGAAGATTGTGATGTGGTTGTTGCAACGATTGCATTTGGTATGGGAATTGACAAGCCAGATGTTCGTTTTGTAATTCATCATGATATTCCTAAAAGTTTAGAAAGTTATTATCAAGAAACTGGTAGAGCGGGTCGTGATGACGGAGAAGGGTATTGTTTAGCGTTCTATGCTTATAAAGATATAGAGAAGTTAGAGAAATTTATGGCTAGCAAGCCTGTTGCAGAGCAAGAAATTGGGCATGCATTATTGCAAGAAGTTGTTGGTTATGCAGAAACCTCTATGAACAGACGTAAATATTTGTTGCATTATTTTGGCGAAGAATTTGACGTTGAAAATGGAGAGGGAGCAGATATGGATGACAATTCTAGAAATCCGAAGAAAAAACACGAAGCAAAAGAAGACGTTAAACTCTTATTAAATGTTGTTAAAAAGACCTTGCAAAAATATAAATCTAAAGAGATTGTAAATACAATTGTAGGAAAAGAAAATGCTTTATTAACATCTCATAAAACACATTTACAACCATTTTTTGGAAGTGGTAAAGATAAATCTGCACTTTATTGGATGGCACTTATCAGACAGATTTTGGTGGTTAATTTAATAAAGAAAGAAATAGAACAATATGGTGTTGTTAAATTAACTGAAAAAGGAGATGCCTTTATAAAGAATCCTACTTCATTTATGATGACAGAAGACCATTCTTATAGTGAAGAAGATGATAACTCTATTATTACAAATGCCAAATCTTCAGGTGGTGTTGCTGATGATAAGTTAGTAAAACTATTAAAAGATTTACGTAAAAGTGTAGCAACAAAACAAGGAGTGCCTCCATTTGCTGTTTTTCAAGACCCATCATTAGATGATATGGCTTTAAAATACCCAATTAACTTAGCGGAACTTTCTACAGTTCATGGAGTAGGAGAAGGTAAAGCAAGAAAATTTGGAAAGGATTTTGTAAAATTAATTGCTTCTTATGTAGAAGAAAATGAAATTCTAAGACCAGATGATTTAATAGTAAAAAGTACGGGGACAAACTCTGGCTTAAAGCTTTTTATTATTCAGAATACGGATAAAAAATTGCCTTTGGAAGATATTGCAAAGTCTAAAGGACTTGAAATGGGAGAATTAATTAAGGCTATGGAAGGAATTATTTTTTCTGGAACGAAGCTGAATATTGATTATGCTTTAGATGATTTGCTAGACGAAGATCAACAAGAAGAAATTCATGATTATTTTATGGAAGCAGATTCTGATAATATACAAGAGTCTTTAGATGAGTTTGATGGTGATTATGATGAAGAGGAATTAAGGTTAATGAGAATTAAATTTATAAACGAAGTCGCTAATTAA
- a CDS encoding DUF6567 family protein has product MKKTFFIMVIAAALTSCKTSSLYSGGYQQQNQTQTILSSSNFNVLGSFTGTVTEKILTGNITNKVGIIARAKAKMLEDAKAAGVELIGSRALVNVSVDLIETKKRISATMTAEIIEFK; this is encoded by the coding sequence ATGAAAAAAACTTTTTTTATCATGGTTATTGCTGCAGCACTAACCTCTTGCAAAACATCTAGCCTTTATAGTGGTGGTTATCAACAACAAAATCAAACTCAAACAATCTTATCAAGTTCTAATTTTAACGTATTAGGTAGTTTTACTGGTACTGTTACAGAAAAAATATTGACAGGAAACATCACAAATAAAGTAGGAATTATCGCTAGAGCTAAAGCAAAAATGTTAGAAGATGCAAAAGCTGCAGGTGTAGAATTAATAGGTAGTAGAGCTCTTGTTAATGTATCTGTTGATTTAATTGAAACAAAAAAAAGAATTTCAGCAACTATGACTGCAGAAATAATAGAGTTTAAATAA
- a CDS encoding ZIP family metal transporter, translating into MSYVLLLTAVFIGSLLVYIIKPSKKAVRLLLAFSGAYLLSVTILHLLPGVYAETTEYKKIGIFILIGIIIQSILESFSKGAEHGHIHIHSDGKEFPTLLFISLSLHAFSEGLPIHHAGDNLLWAIIVHKIPIAFVLTTFLIQTKYSKKITFIFLIVFALMSPLGLLLGDKIPFFTTYAKEITAIIIGVFLHISTIILFEGSENHKFNLKKFIAIILGVLLTIFTL; encoded by the coding sequence ATGAGTTATGTCTTATTATTAACAGCAGTTTTTATTGGTTCTTTACTTGTCTATATAATAAAACCAAGTAAAAAAGCTGTTCGTCTATTATTAGCTTTTAGTGGCGCTTATTTATTATCTGTTACTATTCTGCATTTACTACCAGGAGTATATGCTGAAACTACAGAATATAAAAAAATAGGAATTTTTATATTAATCGGAATTATTATTCAGTCTATATTAGAATCTTTTTCTAAGGGAGCAGAACACGGACATATTCATATTCATTCTGATGGTAAAGAGTTTCCAACCTTGTTATTCATAAGTTTGTCTTTACACGCATTTTCCGAAGGTTTACCTATTCATCATGCAGGAGATAATTTGTTATGGGCAATTATAGTGCATAAAATACCAATTGCATTTGTTTTAACAACCTTTTTAATTCAGACAAAATATTCTAAAAAAATAACGTTTATTTTCCTTATTGTTTTTGCATTGATGAGTCCTCTTGGATTATTATTAGGAGATAAAATTCCATTTTTTACAACCTATGCAAAAGAAATAACAGCTATAATTATTGGTGTCTTTCTTCATATTTCTACCATTATTCTTTTTGAAGGCTCTGAAAATCATAAATTTAATTTAAAAAAATTTATTGCCATTATTTTAGGGGTATTACTTACTATTTTTACTTTATAG